From a single Lewinella sp. LCG006 genomic region:
- a CDS encoding NADP-dependent malic enzyme: protein MDIKQEALHYHAKGRPGKIEVIPTKETANQRDLSLAYSPGVAEPCLAIEKDVNDVYKYTAKGNLVAVISNGTAVLGLGDIGPEASKPVMEGKGLLFKIYADIDCFDLELNTKNVDEFIRTVKLLEPTFGGVNLEDISAPDCFEIEERLKEELNIPVMHDDQHGTAIISGAALLNALEIVEKDISEVRIIVNGAGASAISCTRIYVSLGAKKENIFMYDSKGLIHPDRDNLDGKKSEFVNGSMPADTSLTDILNGADVFIGLSRGNVLNKEMIKDMAANPVIFAMANPTPEISYEDATSARPDCIMATGRSDYPNQVNNVLGFPFIFRGALDVRASEINEEMKLAAVRALADLAKKQVPEIVNLAYSSTNLTFGRDYIIPKPVDPRLITTVAPAVAKAAMDSGVAKYPITDWEAYELELGKRLGNDNTLSKIIETKARQDRKRVVFADAENVSVLKAAQVVIEDKIAEPILLGNHEVIRAITEEHGIEIPQSIRIIDPRQPVDEKEKATRDAYIQKLYEKRKRKGVTILEAEELMQDKNYYGSMMVETGEADAMISGLSRKYPNTLRPALQIIGPREGVKKVASTHILQTRFGPLFLADTTVNHFLSPEDIADITELVAEQVETFNITPKIGLVTYSNFGSVPNGESAILMREATAIVHKRHPEWMVDGEMQVHMALDPQLRQKYYPFSKLGNERANTLIFPSLSAANIAYNLLGNAAGMDIIGPVMLGLKKPVHILQIGASVRQIVDMVGIAAIHAQMI, encoded by the coding sequence ATGGATATCAAGCAAGAAGCCTTACACTACCACGCCAAAGGACGACCCGGAAAAATAGAGGTCATTCCTACCAAAGAAACGGCCAACCAGCGAGACCTCTCCTTGGCCTATTCTCCTGGCGTTGCCGAGCCTTGTCTGGCGATTGAAAAGGACGTCAATGATGTTTACAAATACACAGCAAAAGGCAACCTGGTAGCTGTTATCAGCAATGGTACTGCGGTCTTGGGATTAGGAGATATTGGTCCCGAAGCCAGCAAACCAGTGATGGAAGGAAAGGGACTGCTTTTCAAGATATACGCCGATATCGATTGTTTTGATTTGGAATTGAATACCAAGAACGTCGATGAGTTTATCCGGACAGTAAAGTTGCTGGAGCCTACCTTCGGTGGTGTCAATCTGGAGGATATTTCAGCTCCTGATTGTTTTGAAATCGAGGAGCGCTTAAAAGAGGAGTTGAATATTCCAGTGATGCACGATGACCAGCACGGCACAGCTATCATCAGTGGAGCGGCTTTGCTGAATGCGCTGGAAATTGTGGAAAAAGACATCAGCGAAGTTCGGATTATTGTTAACGGAGCTGGCGCTTCGGCGATATCATGTACCCGTATCTATGTTTCCTTGGGCGCCAAGAAGGAAAACATCTTCATGTACGATAGCAAGGGACTCATTCACCCTGATCGTGATAATCTTGACGGAAAAAAATCAGAGTTTGTCAATGGTTCTATGCCGGCCGATACTTCCCTGACAGATATCCTCAATGGTGCAGATGTATTCATCGGTTTATCACGAGGAAATGTTTTGAACAAGGAGATGATCAAGGACATGGCCGCTAACCCTGTCATTTTTGCTATGGCCAATCCAACTCCAGAAATCAGCTACGAAGATGCCACCTCAGCCCGTCCAGACTGTATCATGGCTACTGGGCGTTCGGATTATCCTAATCAGGTGAATAATGTTCTTGGTTTCCCTTTCATCTTTCGGGGTGCGCTCGATGTACGAGCTTCGGAAATCAACGAAGAGATGAAGCTGGCGGCTGTTCGTGCGCTGGCGGATCTGGCAAAGAAGCAGGTGCCGGAAATTGTCAACCTTGCATATAGCAGTACCAATTTGACCTTTGGTCGCGATTATATCATACCCAAGCCGGTTGATCCTCGTTTGATCACGACCGTTGCTCCGGCAGTGGCCAAAGCTGCCATGGATTCGGGCGTGGCAAAATATCCGATCACCGACTGGGAAGCTTACGAATTAGAGTTAGGAAAACGCTTGGGCAATGACAATACGCTATCGAAAATCATTGAAACCAAAGCTCGTCAAGATCGCAAACGAGTCGTCTTTGCCGATGCGGAAAATGTGTCGGTATTAAAGGCTGCGCAGGTCGTCATTGAAGACAAAATAGCTGAGCCCATCCTGTTGGGGAACCATGAAGTCATTCGTGCTATTACGGAGGAACACGGTATCGAAATTCCGCAAAGCATTCGCATCATCGATCCTCGCCAGCCCGTTGATGAAAAAGAAAAAGCAACTCGTGACGCTTACATTCAGAAGTTGTACGAGAAACGCAAACGTAAAGGCGTCACTATTCTGGAAGCGGAAGAGCTGATGCAGGACAAGAATTATTATGGTTCGATGATGGTAGAAACGGGCGAAGCCGACGCCATGATCAGTGGTTTGAGTCGTAAGTACCCTAATACACTTCGGCCGGCACTACAAATTATTGGCCCCCGTGAAGGTGTGAAAAAAGTAGCGAGTACGCATATTCTACAGACACGTTTTGGACCACTCTTCCTCGCCGATACTACCGTTAACCATTTCCTCAGCCCGGAAGACATTGCGGACATTACCGAGCTTGTAGCAGAGCAAGTAGAAACCTTTAATATTACCCCAAAAATAGGTTTGGTGACCTACTCCAATTTCGGTTCTGTGCCCAACGGAGAGTCTGCTATCCTAATGCGCGAAGCTACCGCCATTGTTCACAAACGGCATCCCGAGTGGATGGTGGATGGTGAAATGCAAGTTCACATGGCACTAGATCCTCAATTGCGGCAGAAGTATTACCCCTTTTCCAAGTTGGGAAATGAGCGCGCCAATACCTTGATCTTCCCCAGCCTTTCGGCTGCCAATATTGCTTATAACTTATTGGGCAATGCCGCTGGAATGGACATCATCGGACCAGTAATGCTGGGCTTGAAGAAGCCTGTGCATATTTTACAGATTGGTGCCAGTGTTCGGCAAATTGTCGATATGGTAGGTATCGCAGCTATTCACGCGCAGATGATTTAA
- a CDS encoding GNAT family N-acetyltransferase encodes MIRPFQLVDIERLLQLFRWNTPQYFGEEELAHFETFLRSAPTDFYVMEVDAIIVGCAGFAYQKDTCTGQVSWFVFHPEYQGRGLGRQILNFCLDQLGKHQEMQKVIVRTSQLVEGFFSKAGFKTTYIEKDYWAPGYDLYLMEQRYPR; translated from the coding sequence ATGATTCGTCCATTTCAGCTTGTCGATATTGAGCGACTCTTACAGCTCTTTCGTTGGAATACCCCCCAGTATTTTGGAGAAGAGGAATTGGCACATTTTGAGACTTTCTTAAGAAGCGCACCCACTGATTTTTACGTCATGGAGGTAGATGCCATCATAGTGGGTTGTGCTGGCTTTGCTTATCAGAAGGATACCTGCACCGGACAAGTTTCCTGGTTTGTCTTTCATCCTGAATACCAAGGACGGGGGCTTGGGCGACAAATCCTGAATTTCTGTCTGGATCAGTTGGGGAAGCATCAGGAAATGCAAAAAGTCATCGTTCGAACTTCTCAATTAGTAGAAGGCTTTTTTAGCAAAGCAGGTTTCAAAACAACGTATATAGAAAAAGATTACTGGGCACCTGGTTATGATCTTTATCTTATGGAACAGAGGTATCCCCGCTAA
- a CDS encoding CHAT domain-containing protein: protein MKTPTSLLLQLCVQLFFPFLAIAQPTVTPPTIDSLIEVSRAYTAEAEFELAFAASAAAGEMAMACCGEHSVAYASYCFNEGRIRYFMGQNQEAIPWYLQSKELRAELLGTMHLDYGKSLNNLAIVYDVMGAFEQAAPIYQEVLRIREQSAGRESLTYANTLLNLSGLYMNLGDYEQAEIYGLSAKEIRERLLGTSHPDYGMSLISLGNLYYLTSNNAKAKNLYLEAKAIYEAQEELDLYTYTDLLLNLGALYFQLNELELAEQYYNEAKSLESEYIGTDHQDYATILNSLAVIYEYTGRLTAAEEYLHQALAILTNNGQANGVDYGYFLQNLGDVYFAQGKIQLSKETQLQALTMLAFHLSKNHPRYLRGLKSLAESEQALQDYQAAAEALRALGELEEKGLTSATRHFSEEELANYTEDYKKNLYYYFAFAEQYPLLADLAYDKIMVYKGFLLQAALQLNQLTTVDSATNAMYEDLRSVHQQLAAQYASPLEEQENVEQLEMEASWLEKALIRRTADFGSALQQVTWKEVQNELQAEEVAIEFIQYLSTSDGQKSMKYAALLLAQNSQLPLFIPLFSESSLDSLLHSKSVSNAAMINAMYSKDAIGNLLYQLIWEPIAEALDKHSGIKRIYCSPSGLLHRVNLGAIPSPDGVSLSRKFEWYTLGSTRQLVVSRKTSTEEAMSAAVLYGGINYGDTKQEEVTPDMNSTSSRGRHLWGPQNQSLENDKEGAYWQELPWTEVEITMGKDLLVEAGYPTRVLMGKDATEASLKDFGKARPSPGILHLATHGFFFPDPEQIPGVDELAFRSSERSMIRSGLVLADGNYAWSTGRPRAQGGEDGILTAYEVSKMNLRETELVILSACETGLGDIKSTEGVYGLQRAFKIAGARYLIMTLWQVPDYQAQAFMTTFYIAWLEEGKSIPEAFRAAQAYMRARYQDPFLWAGFVLLE from the coding sequence ATGAAAACCCCTACATCCCTTTTACTTCAGCTGTGTGTACAGCTGTTCTTCCCTTTTTTGGCTATTGCTCAGCCTACCGTTACTCCACCAACTATTGATAGCCTTATCGAGGTTTCACGTGCTTACACGGCGGAGGCGGAATTTGAATTGGCCTTTGCCGCTTCGGCTGCTGCTGGGGAGATGGCCATGGCCTGCTGTGGGGAGCATTCGGTGGCTTATGCGAGTTATTGTTTTAACGAGGGGAGGATACGCTATTTCATGGGGCAAAACCAGGAAGCTATTCCCTGGTACCTGCAATCAAAGGAATTGAGGGCGGAATTATTGGGAACCATGCATCTGGATTATGGTAAAAGCCTGAATAATCTAGCCATCGTCTATGATGTGATGGGAGCGTTTGAGCAAGCAGCACCCATCTACCAGGAGGTTTTACGGATTCGGGAGCAGAGTGCAGGTCGTGAAAGTTTAACCTACGCCAATACCCTGCTCAATTTGTCGGGCCTCTACATGAATTTGGGGGATTATGAACAAGCAGAAATTTATGGATTATCGGCTAAAGAAATAAGAGAACGACTGTTAGGCACCTCTCACCCTGACTACGGCATGAGTCTGATCAGTTTAGGCAACTTGTATTACCTCACCAGTAATAATGCAAAAGCCAAAAATCTTTACCTGGAAGCCAAGGCCATCTACGAGGCCCAAGAAGAACTGGACCTTTACACTTATACTGATCTACTTCTTAATCTAGGGGCTTTGTATTTTCAGCTGAACGAGCTTGAACTTGCTGAACAGTATTACAATGAGGCCAAAAGCCTGGAAAGCGAATACATTGGCACCGACCATCAGGATTATGCCACCATTCTCAATAGCTTGGCCGTCATTTATGAATATACCGGGCGACTAACGGCGGCAGAAGAATACCTCCATCAAGCTTTAGCTATTCTGACCAATAATGGCCAAGCCAATGGGGTGGATTATGGTTACTTTTTACAGAATTTGGGAGATGTCTATTTTGCTCAAGGCAAGATTCAATTAAGCAAAGAAACGCAGCTACAGGCATTGACGATGCTAGCCTTTCATTTGAGCAAAAATCACCCGCGCTATTTACGCGGCTTAAAATCACTTGCCGAAAGTGAACAGGCTTTACAAGATTACCAAGCCGCTGCTGAAGCCCTGCGAGCTTTAGGTGAACTGGAAGAAAAAGGTCTCACCAGTGCCACCCGGCATTTCTCTGAAGAGGAATTGGCCAATTACACCGAGGACTACAAAAAGAACTTGTACTACTACTTTGCTTTTGCGGAACAATATCCACTGCTCGCCGACTTGGCTTATGATAAAATCATGGTCTATAAGGGCTTCCTTTTACAGGCTGCACTTCAGTTGAACCAATTGACCACCGTAGACAGTGCGACCAATGCTATGTATGAAGACTTACGGAGCGTTCACCAGCAGTTGGCAGCGCAGTATGCCTCACCATTGGAGGAGCAAGAAAATGTGGAGCAACTGGAAATGGAGGCAAGTTGGCTTGAAAAAGCATTGATCAGAAGAACGGCAGACTTTGGCAGTGCGTTACAGCAAGTTACCTGGAAAGAAGTACAAAATGAACTTCAAGCAGAAGAGGTGGCTATCGAATTTATTCAGTACCTGAGCACTAGTGATGGCCAGAAGTCGATGAAATATGCCGCCTTACTATTGGCCCAAAATTCGCAGTTGCCCCTCTTTATCCCTTTGTTTTCAGAAAGCAGTTTAGACAGCCTACTTCATAGTAAATCAGTGTCTAACGCTGCTATGATCAACGCCATGTACAGCAAGGACGCTATAGGAAATTTGTTGTACCAACTAATATGGGAACCAATAGCAGAGGCTTTGGACAAACACAGCGGTATCAAACGCATTTATTGTTCTCCTTCTGGCTTGCTGCATAGAGTCAATTTAGGAGCTATCCCTTCGCCTGATGGTGTTAGCTTGTCACGAAAGTTTGAATGGTACACGCTGGGAAGTACGCGGCAATTGGTTGTGTCAAGAAAAACAAGTACGGAAGAGGCCATGTCCGCAGCAGTGCTGTACGGCGGGATTAACTATGGAGATACTAAGCAAGAGGAGGTCACCCCGGATATGAACAGTACCTCAAGTAGAGGAAGGCACCTATGGGGCCCGCAAAACCAGTCCCTTGAAAACGATAAGGAGGGTGCCTATTGGCAGGAACTTCCCTGGACGGAAGTAGAAATAACGATGGGCAAAGACTTGCTCGTAGAAGCAGGCTACCCAACCAGGGTACTGATGGGAAAGGACGCAACAGAGGCCTCCCTGAAGGATTTTGGTAAAGCCAGGCCGTCTCCTGGCATTCTTCACCTGGCGACGCACGGCTTCTTTTTTCCGGACCCCGAACAAATTCCTGGCGTAGATGAGCTGGCTTTCCGTAGCTCGGAACGCTCGATGATTCGTTCTGGATTGGTGCTGGCCGACGGCAATTACGCCTGGAGCACTGGCCGCCCCAGAGCGCAAGGCGGAGAAGATGGCATACTGACGGCCTACGAAGTGAGCAAAATGAATCTGAGGGAAACCGAACTGGTCATTCTTTCAGCCTGTGAAACAGGCTTGGGAGATATTAAAAGCACAGAAGGCGTCTATGGCCTACAGCGTGCCTTCAAAATTGCCGGAGCGCGCTACCTTATTATGACCCTCTGGCAAGTGCCTGATTATCAGGCCCAGGCTTTTATGACTACTTTTTACATAGCGTGGTTGGAGGAAGGAAAGTCTATTCCGGAAGCATTTCGCGCAGCACAAGCTTACATGCGAGCACGCTACCAGGATCCTTTTCTATGGGCAGGGTTTGTGCTTTTGGAATAA
- a CDS encoding T9SS type A sorting domain-containing protein, translating into MKLFTFTNSIMQRSAALVVILMLITSISLQAQTPKVAFVGVTRTSSPDGFSFVAGEAIAEGTVIYFTDEEWRSTCGAFHFDNLCELVDDGEPYMIYTSPTGGLAAGDVVFVSETSTDVLTVTGAGGTISLGGNGGFSLSASDVLFAFDTSNPVDPLDNVSAIYAALNLTDVFDGSDLIGDDPRADFPNAVVTILNASDGEYNPSLRSNPADAMAIMNLANWNIQNPAANLALSTVPFTGGVDLSSACMPVINGITVIECPDNPSGVFTFSVDGALNGATAWGATSTESATCGNYIPQLTFTESIELSFLPPTASFVIFSIGSCQAEQVCYSFVPSELLGIPVFSLATTTYNELDGIQTGLGGATPVGGTYSGPGVTDDGNGMTFSFDPAVAGVGPHSITYTTASGACGSNFSTSVSVTVVAPSITFPALGTVCEGAGIQTITGGATPVGGVYSGNGVTDNGNGTSFTFDPGITGVGSTSLSYTIGSSTASSTLTVAALPTVMFTSSLSTVGVDAGLQTSISGGNPAGGAYSGPGVTDEGNGLSFSFDPAAAGAGEVIVTYTFTDGNGCSDNQSDVITVTDVQLAGDICVDAIDINPLFDGPLNEALVSTIQDNTGYNPDNDPGAGYECWFGDEPLLNNTIWYAFTGDGEKYSIRSIQCDTINPMINTDTQFALYSGDCASPTAVACNDDEDFNNQVYNSYLEIVTEPGVEYLLMVDGYVAAADYSAIGSFCLEVTLLESVGVTDLASTDLKVYPNPTSGELQLPQIAMDRVEVYNATGQLVLKRTTVENTIDLAAQPAGLYLLKIYADGVIYSSKVVKE; encoded by the coding sequence ATGAAGTTATTTACTTTTACCAATTCCATCATGCAGCGCAGTGCTGCTTTGGTGGTGATCTTAATGCTGATCACATCCATTAGCCTCCAGGCTCAAACACCTAAAGTTGCTTTTGTGGGTGTTACCCGAACCAGTAGCCCCGACGGGTTTTCTTTTGTAGCGGGAGAAGCCATCGCCGAGGGGACGGTTATTTACTTTACCGATGAAGAATGGCGCAGCACATGTGGCGCTTTCCACTTTGACAACCTCTGTGAGCTTGTTGACGATGGGGAACCTTATATGATCTATACCTCCCCGACGGGAGGTTTAGCTGCGGGAGATGTGGTCTTTGTCAGTGAAACCAGTACCGATGTACTTACCGTAACCGGCGCAGGAGGCACTATTTCATTAGGGGGCAATGGCGGTTTCTCATTGTCGGCCAGTGATGTCCTGTTTGCCTTTGATACCTCTAATCCTGTCGATCCATTGGACAATGTGAGTGCCATCTATGCGGCCTTGAACCTCACGGATGTATTTGATGGGAGCGACCTCATCGGGGATGACCCCCGTGCTGATTTCCCCAATGCAGTAGTGACAATATTAAATGCTTCAGATGGAGAATACAACCCCAGCTTGCGCAGTAACCCGGCAGATGCCATGGCCATTATGAATTTGGCCAACTGGAACATTCAAAACCCCGCAGCCAACCTGGCCCTGTCGACGGTGCCTTTTACGGGAGGGGTGGATTTGAGTAGTGCTTGTATGCCGGTGATCAACGGAATAACCGTTATTGAATGTCCAGATAACCCTAGTGGGGTTTTTACGTTTAGTGTAGATGGTGCGCTCAATGGTGCTACGGCTTGGGGAGCCACTAGTACAGAATCAGCAACTTGTGGTAATTACATTCCTCAGCTAACATTTACCGAATCTATAGAGTTAAGTTTTCTCCCCCCTACAGCTTCATTTGTTATTTTTTCTATAGGCTCATGTCAAGCGGAGCAAGTTTGCTATAGCTTCGTTCCGTCAGAACTATTAGGTATACCTGTCTTCAGCTTAGCTACGACAACGTATAACGAATTGGATGGTATCCAAACAGGATTGGGTGGGGCTACTCCAGTGGGAGGCACTTACAGCGGTCCCGGTGTAACAGATGATGGCAATGGGATGACTTTTTCCTTTGATCCAGCTGTGGCTGGTGTTGGCCCACACAGTATTACCTACACTACTGCTAGTGGAGCCTGTGGCAGTAACTTTAGCACCTCTGTATCTGTAACCGTAGTAGCCCCTTCCATCACATTTCCTGCACTGGGAACCGTTTGTGAAGGTGCTGGTATTCAGACCATAACTGGTGGTGCTACACCAGTAGGTGGTGTTTACAGCGGCAACGGCGTCACGGATAATGGCAATGGAACCAGCTTTACCTTTGATCCTGGTATCACCGGGGTAGGATCGACCAGCCTAAGCTATACTATAGGGAGCTCCACCGCTAGTAGCACACTTACGGTCGCTGCTCTTCCAACCGTTATGTTCACCAGCAGTCTTAGCACAGTGGGTGTAGATGCTGGCTTACAGACGAGCATCTCAGGTGGAAACCCCGCAGGCGGAGCCTACAGTGGTCCCGGCGTCACGGACGAAGGTAACGGCCTGAGCTTCTCTTTTGATCCAGCCGCAGCGGGAGCGGGGGAAGTGATTGTTACCTACACATTTACGGATGGTAATGGCTGTTCTGACAACCAGAGCGATGTGATCACCGTCACGGATGTGCAACTGGCGGGCGATATTTGCGTAGATGCTATTGATATTAATCCGCTGTTCGACGGTCCTTTAAATGAAGCCTTGGTTTCCACTATCCAGGACAATACGGGTTACAATCCCGACAATGACCCTGGTGCTGGCTACGAATGCTGGTTTGGTGATGAACCCTTACTGAACAACACCATTTGGTATGCCTTTACCGGCGATGGGGAAAAATACAGTATTCGTTCTATCCAGTGTGACACCATAAATCCCATGATCAATACGGACACCCAGTTTGCCCTTTACAGCGGTGATTGCGCAAGCCCTACAGCCGTAGCATGTAACGATGATGAGGATTTTAATAACCAGGTTTATAATTCTTACCTGGAGATCGTTACCGAACCTGGGGTTGAATACCTACTCATGGTGGATGGTTACGTGGCTGCAGCCGATTACAGTGCTATAGGTAGTTTCTGTTTGGAAGTGACTTTGTTGGAGTCTGTAGGCGTTACAGACTTGGCCAGTACGGACTTAAAAGTGTATCCTAACCCAACGAGCGGCGAGTTGCAGTTGCCTCAAATAGCTATGGATAGGGTAGAAGTGTATAACGCTACCGGGCAATTGGTATTAAAGCGTACCACCGTAGAAAATACCATTGATTTGGCCGCACAGCCAGCCGGATTATACCTGCTTAAAATCTACGCTGATGGCGTAATTTATTCCTCGAAAGTGGTGAAAGAGTAA
- a CDS encoding molybdopterin molybdotransferase MoeA, translating into MISLAEAYGIVQNNAHGFGAETIPLALGIGRVLQEDWHGDRELPPYDRITMDGIAIHYDTAVQLDHFRVAGVVAAGDPESELTNLAECLEVMTGAMLPRGCDTVIRYEDVDIVDGVARINVAYEKGQNIHYRGEDRAKGELLVEKGTLLSASEIGVGASIGKAKITVARLPKTIIVSTGNELVEIDQQPAAHQIRRSNVYRLQASLQHLSVPVDTAHLVDDEEKIVEKLKGFLRDYDLIVLSGGVSKGKFDYLPTALDRLGVTKLFHRVAQRPGKPFWFGHDPDFKATVFALPGNPVSSFMCTQVYLLDWLRASLGMLIPKRPYGILQDDVTFTPDLTYLLEVKISYNEQGQILAYPRKGHGSGDLANLLHGDAFIRLERGQQHFPAGTVHELFFYR; encoded by the coding sequence ATGATTAGTCTTGCTGAAGCTTATGGAATTGTCCAGAATAACGCACATGGTTTTGGTGCCGAAACTATTCCCTTGGCGCTGGGCATTGGTAGGGTTTTGCAAGAAGACTGGCATGGCGATCGGGAGTTGCCTCCCTATGATCGTATCACAATGGACGGCATAGCTATTCACTATGATACTGCTGTTCAATTGGATCATTTTCGTGTAGCAGGTGTTGTGGCAGCAGGGGATCCTGAGTCAGAACTTACTAATCTTGCGGAATGCTTGGAAGTCATGACGGGAGCCATGCTACCTCGCGGCTGTGATACGGTTATTCGTTACGAAGACGTGGATATCGTTGACGGTGTAGCAAGGATCAATGTAGCTTACGAGAAAGGGCAGAATATTCACTACCGGGGAGAAGATCGAGCAAAAGGTGAACTCTTGGTAGAAAAAGGAACGCTACTTTCGGCCAGTGAAATAGGAGTAGGAGCAAGTATTGGGAAAGCAAAAATTACGGTTGCACGTTTACCTAAAACCATCATTGTTTCTACGGGCAACGAATTGGTAGAGATCGACCAGCAGCCAGCTGCTCACCAAATTCGGCGCAGTAATGTCTATCGTTTGCAAGCGAGCTTACAACATTTAAGTGTTCCTGTTGATACGGCTCATTTAGTAGATGACGAAGAGAAGATCGTTGAGAAGTTGAAAGGCTTTTTGCGAGATTACGATCTGATTGTTCTCAGCGGAGGTGTTTCCAAAGGCAAATTCGACTATTTACCTACAGCACTTGATCGTTTAGGCGTCACTAAATTATTCCATCGGGTAGCTCAGCGACCAGGGAAACCCTTCTGGTTTGGTCATGACCCTGATTTCAAAGCGACGGTTTTTGCCCTTCCTGGCAATCCGGTTTCATCTTTTATGTGTACCCAGGTGTATTTGTTGGATTGGCTACGTGCCTCCTTGGGGATGCTCATTCCAAAGCGCCCCTACGGTATTCTTCAGGATGATGTGACATTTACACCCGACCTTACCTATTTGTTAGAAGTGAAAATCAGTTATAACGAGCAAGGTCAGATTCTCGCTTACCCCAGAAAAGGACATGGATCGGGAGATTTAGCCAACCTTCTACATGGTGATGCCTTTATTCGATTGGAAAGAGGGCAGCAACATTTTCCCGCAGGTACTGTACACGAATTATTCTTTTATCGATGA